TGCCTGCCCGGGACATCAGCGAGAAAACATAAAAACCTGTGGGGGAATGGTGAGCCGCTACTGTAAATCCTGGGGCTGTGTCACTTCCAATGATGGGTATCGGAAGTGGTCGGTGACCAGGCCAGACCTGATCAATATGTCCTTCACGGGTCCTCTTCCAAAATCAGATTGGCAGGGACGACCCTCCAACCCAGGGCAATGCAGCGACCAGATCCGACTATCATTCACACAGCAGGGACGGACTGAAAATAGATGGATTTCCGGGCTGTCCTGGGGGGTAGTGATATATGATACCTATGGTACGGGAAGCAATAGTGCAACATTGTATGTTCAGCAAGTCCTACAACCCGCCCAGACCCATGTTATGGGACCCAACCAGATTATTACACCCCCCCGCCCCTCACCACAAGGGACAAATTCCGCAAATGTTGTGACCTCGCCTACCCCTACCCCCTCTCTTCAGCTAACCCAGACAGACCCACCAGAAACCCAAGAACCCCTGTGGGCCTTGATCAAAGAAACCTACGGGGCCCTTAACCACTCCAATCCTAATGCGACTCAATCCTGCTGGCTTTGCTACACCTCACACCCACCTTACTACGAGGCCGTGGGTTTAAATGCCACCTACAACTTATCCACTCTCTCTAACCCACCACAGTGCTCTTGGGGAGACCGCAAGGTGGGCCTTACCATGAAACAAGTATGGGGTTCGGGGACCTGCTTAGGCACGGTTCCTACAGATAAACAAACCCTGTGCGCCCAGACTGACAATGACACCAACTTCACCGATAAGACCTACGTCATTCCCGAAATCGGGGGGTGGTGGGTATGCTCACGGACTGGGCTGACGCCCTGTCTCCATTTGGCTGTCTTCGACCAGAGCAGAGAATTCTGTGTCATGGTAGTAGTAGTACCCAAAATTACATACCACCCAGAAGAGGTCCTCTACAACTTTTGGAACCAAGATACCCCAGCTCCTAGACATAAGAGGGAGCCCGTAACAGCTATTACTCTAGCAACACTGTTCGCCCTGGGGGCGGCCGGAACGGGCACGGGCATTGCTTCCCTGACTACACAACATCAGGGTTTAATCACCCTGAGAGTCACCATTGATGAAGACATTGCACGAATAGAAAAGTCTATCATGGCCTTGGAAAAATCCCTAACCTCTTTGTCAGAAGTGGTGTTACAGAACAGACGAGGCCTAGACCTGATTTTTTTTACAACAAGGGGGCCTCTGTGCAGCCCTCAAAGAAGAGTGTTGCTTTTACGCAGACCATACAGGGGTAGTAAGAGAGTCCATGGCCAAAGTAAGAGAAGGACTAGAGCGCAGAAAGAGGGAACGGGAAGCCCAGCAAGGTTGGTTCGAATCATGGTTCCAAAactccccctggctgaccaccCTGCTCTCGACCTTAATGGGACCACTCATAATCCTCTTGTTGCTCTTAACTTTCAGGCCCTGTCTCTTAAATAAGCTCTTGGCCTTCGTCAAACAGCGGCTCAACACGGTTCAGCTGATGGTATTGCGACAGCAGTACCAAGGGCTTCCAACGGACACTCTGTGACAAAATTAANNNNNNNNNNNNNNNNNNNNNNNNNNNNNNNNNNNNNNNNNNNNNNNNNNNNNNNNNNNNNNNNNNNNNNNNNNNNNNNNNNNNNNNNNNNNNNNNNNNNNNNNNNNNNNNNNNNNNNNNNNNNNNNNNNNNNNNNNNNNNNNNNNNNNNNNNNNNNNNNNNNNNNNNNNNNNNNNNTCCATCAACTTTCTAGTTGATACGGGGGCTACCTATTCGGTCCTTTCCTCTTTCGGGGGCACTTTACGTCCTTCCCAGGTTTCGGTTATGGGCATTGACGGCCAACCCTCGTGTCCACTCCAAATCCAACCACTGTCCTGCCAATTAGATTCCTGCCTATTTACCCACTCCTTTTTGGTCATCCCCTCCTGCCCTACTCCTCTCTTGGGAAGAGATATACTCGCTAAGCTGAAGGCCACCCTTCACCTGACTCCAGGATCGGCTCCCACGTCAGGGGTCTTCCTAATGTTACTTGTTGACCCTCCAACCTCTTCTGTTAATCCTGAGGTCTGGGACACCCGAGTCCCGGTGGTGGCTCGGCACCACCCTCCAGTCCTCATCCGGCTAAGAGACCCCACCTGCTTCCCAGCCAGGCCCCAGTTTCCTTTGTCTACTCATAACCTCAGGGGACTAAAGCCCATCATCGACCGTCTCAGAGGACAGGGTCTTTTGATCCCCACAACTTCCCCCTGTAACACGCCCATCCTTCCTGTTCGAAAGGCTTCAGGAGACTACCGGCTAGTGCAGGATCTCCACCTGATCAACGTGGCGGTGGTCCCTGCCCATCCACTTGTCCCTAACCCCTACACTCTCCTTTCTTCCATACCTCCCAAAACCTCTCATTTTACCGTCATTGACCTCAAAGATGCCTTTTTTACCATCCCACTCCACCCCGACTgccaattcctctttgcttttaccTGGACTGACCCCGACACTCAGCTGACCACCCAACTCACATGGACTGTACtccctcaggggttcagagacagtccCCATTACTTCGGACAGGCTCTGTCCCGAGACCTGGCCAGATGCTCGCTCCGCCCTAGCACCCTCCTCCAATATGTAGACGACCTGCTCCTTTGCAGCCCCTCAGAAAAAACCTCCCGACAACATTCTGCAACTCTTCTTAATTTCCTCTGCTCCCAGGGTTACAGAGCCTCACAATCCAAGGCCCAACTGACTCAGACTTCTGCTGTCTATCTAGGCCTCCAAATCACCCCTACCACTAAGGCCCTGACGGCAGATCGGTGTAGCCTCCTCAGGTCCATCTGTCCTCCTGCCAACGGAGACCAGATATTGTCCTTCCTAGGACTGATGGGGTTCTTCCGACACTGGGTCCCAAACTACGCCACCGTGGCCAAACCCCTATATGCCGCTGCTAAAGAGACTCCCACAGGACCACTGTCTTCCCCCACCGACGTGACTAAGGCCTTCCACGCTTTACGCTCAACCCTATTGGCTGcaccccctctctttctcccaaatcCCAACTATCCACACCATCTATACACTGATGAAAAGGGAGGGATAGCCTTTGGAGCCCTGGTGCAACCGATTGGCCCCGAACTGCTGCCTATTGCTCACATATCCAAACAACTTGACCCCACAGCCAGGGGATGGTTCCCCTGCCTGCGGGCACTAGCGGCAGTGGCAACATTGTACGCTGATGCTAAAAAGCTGATTCATGGTCAGCCCCTGACCATCTTCTCACCTCATCGCCTTGGCGATCTTTTAGCCTCTAGatttctctctgacctcagtGAATCCAGGCTCCAGCAGTTTCACCTGGTATTTTTGGACAATCCGCAAGTTTCCGTGAGTCGCTCTCCACAATTAAACCCGCTTTCTTCgttgccctccctccccctctcctcagaACCCCCAGCCCACTTATGCTCAGAGGTTCTTGAGTCCCTTATGCAACCACCTCACAACCTGTTTTCCGAACCTCTACCAGATCCAGAGCTAAATTTTTCGTCGATGGGAGCTCAAAGCGAGATCCTGATGGAAACCGAAGGGCGGCTTATGCTGTGGTAACCACCCGAAAAGTCCTGGAGGCTCAGCCCTTGCCACCCGGGACGACCTCTCAAAAGGCTGAATTAACAGCCCTAACTAGAGCCTTACAcctagcaaaaggaaaaagggccAATATTTACACCGACTCCAAATATGCCTTCTTGATTGCCCATTCTCACGCGGCAATCTGGAAAGAGCGGGGCTTCCTGACCACTAAAGGATCCCCCATCTGTAATGCCGCCCACATCATTCGACTGTTAGATGCCCTATCTCTGCCCAAAGAGGTCGCTATCATACACTGCAAGGGACACCAAAATACTCATGACAGTGTCGCTCTGGGTAATAATATGGCAGATCAAGTGGCTCGACAAATCACCTTACAACAAGCCCCCGAGCCCTTGCTGACTTTGAGATCCACCCTCAACCCAGATTATTCCAGCAAAGAAGCCAGAGCCTTGCTGGCACAGGAAGGGGCTCAGAGGCACCCGTTGGGATGGATACTACTCCATAATAAACCGGTGCTTCCTGAGCGCCAGGCTAAGGCCATAATATCCCAAATCCACAATACCCTCCACATCGGGCCAAgggctctctttttctttctcagcccTGTCTTTTCTCCCCTACATCTCAGACAGACCATATATGCGGTCCACCGCTCCTGCCTAACATGTGCTTCCACCTCTCCTCAAGGAGGACTCCGACCCCCACAGGAGACTCACCAGCTAAGGGGACATATGCCCGGACAAGATTGGCAGATAGACTTCACCCACATGCCCAGACATCGAACCTACCGCTATCTGCTGGTCTTGGTGGATACCTTTTCAGGATGGGTCGAGGCCTTCCCCACTGCCCGAGAGACGGCAGCGGCGGTGGCAGAAGTCTTGACGACCCATCTCATTCCCAGATTTGGGTTGCCAAACTCCCTCCAGTCTGACAATGGGCCTGCATTTATCTCACAGATCTCCCAGCAGGTGGCTATGGCTCTGGGCATCGACTGGCATCTCCACATCCCCTATCGGCCCCAATCGTCAGGCAAAGTAGAACGGGTGAACGGCATCATCAAGACGCACCTGACCAAGCTTGCCTCAGAACTGCGGCTGTCTTGGGTCGACCTCCTTCCTCTGGCGCTCACTCGCATTCGCACCACACCACACTCCAAAACAGGTTTGACCCCTTTTGAACTGCTCTACGGCAGGCCCTATCtcctgactcacctcccagagggaGAGGCTCCCCCACTCGCGGGGtacctccccctcttctccctcctacGATCCTTGCTGAGAGAACACGCAAACCGGGTCCTGCCACAACCGACAGACGACGAGGGGCCAACTCAGCCTCTGGCCCCGGGAGATCAGGTACTGCTAAAAACCTTGAGTCCCCGCCTGCTACAACCTCGCTGGACGGGGCCCCATACTGTAATCCTCACCACTCCCACGGCAGCCAAACTGCTGGGACACGAGCCCTGGTATCACCTGACCCGGCTCAAACGAGCTCCCCCGGGTCTCCCAGAGACAGGGGTAGCCCcggcccaggcccctcctcccagtCACTCCTACCGCTCCACCCTCACGGGGCCGACCAAACTGACCATCACCCGAACCCCTCTGTCATCAATCCCAAAATAATTGGGGGACCACATCCCGATATCTGATGCTGACCTGGCATCACCCGCTGTGGCTGCTAACAATCACAGCTCTGGCCATACTTTTTGCCATTGGATTAGCGGCCGCGGCCCCCCGCGATTGGTCCTCCACTCTTCGACTGTCCCTGGCCCTCACATACCTAGCCATCTGCTTCCTACTCCTGAGGTGCTATTCCCTTGGGACACCCTGACCTGGTTACCAGCTCCATCCCTACGAGACCCACGGGGCTGGTTGTCCGCCACACCCCCTTCACCCCAACCTCAGAACAATGTGGGACTCTCTACTTTGGGTTACTCTGGGGGTACTGGGGGTCCTGAAAAAAGGGGGGCACACCTACCAAAACCCCCACCAGCCTTTTCAAGTCACATGGATCTTAAAAAATGGAGAGACCTACGAAGAGCTAAACCGGACCACAGCCACCCAACCGAAAGATAAGTGGTGGCCGGACTTATATTTTAACCTTACAAAGTTAATCGAACAATCAGGATACTCCAAGTGTAGGGTCAGGTCTCTCGGGTTTTATGCCTGCCCGGGACATCAGCGAGAAAACATAAAAACCTGTGGGGGAATGGTGAGCCGCTACTGTAAATCCTGGGGCTGTGTCACTTCCAATGATGGGTATCGGAAGTGGTCGGTGACCAGGCCAGACCTGATCAATATGTCCTTCACGGGTCCTCTTCCAAAATCAGATTGGCAGGGACGACCCTCCAACCCAGGGCAATGCAGCGACCAGATCCGACTATCATTCACACAGCAGGGACGGACTGAAAATAGATGGATTTCCGGGCTGTCCTGGGGGGTAGTGATATATGATACCTATGGTACGGGAAGCAATAGTGCAACATTGTATGTTCAGCAAGTCCTACAACCCGCCCAGACCCATGTTATGGGACCCAACCAGATTATTACACCCCCCCGCCCCTCACCACAAGGGACAAATTCCGCAAATGTTGTGACCTCGCCTACCCCTACCCCCTCTCTTCAGCTAACCCAGACAGACCCACCAGAAACCCAAGAACCCCTGTGGGCCTTGATCAAAGAAACCTACGGGGCCCTTAACCACTCCAATCCTAATGCGACTCAATCCTGCTGGCTTTGCTACACCTCACACCCACCTTACTACGAGGCCGTGGGTTTAAATGCCACCTACAACTTATCCACTCTCTCTAACCCACCACAGTGCTCTTGGGGAGACCGCAAGGTGGGCCTTACCATGAAACAAGTATGGGGTTCGGGGACCTGCTTAGGCACGGTTCCTACAGATAAACAAACCCTGTGCGCCCAGACTGACAATGACACCAACTTCACCGATAAGACCTACGTCATTCCCGAAATCGGGGGGTGGTGGGTATGCTCACGGACTGGGCTGACGCCCTGTCTCCATTTGGCTGTCTTCGACCAGAGCAGAGAATTCTGTGTCATGGTAGTAGTAGTACCCAAAATTACATACCACCCAGAAGAGGTCCTCTACAACTTTTGGAACCAAGATACCCCAGCTCCTAGACATAAGAGGGAGCCCGTAACAGCTATTACTCTAGCAACACTGTTCGCCCTGGGGGCGGCCGGAACGGGCACGGGCATTGCTTCCCTGACTACACAACATCAGGGTTTAATCACCCTGAGAGTCACCATTGATGAAGACATTGCACGAATAGAAAAGTCTATCATGGCCTTGGAAAAATCCCTAACCTCTTTGTCAGAAGTGGTGTTACAGAACAGACGAGGCCTAGACCTGATTTTTTTTACAACAAGGGGGCCTCTGTGCAGCCCTCAAAGAAGAGTGTTGCTTTTACGCAGACCATACAGGGGTAGTAAGAGAGTCCATGGCCAAAGTAAGAGAAGGACTAGAGCGCAGAAAGAGGGAACGGGAAGCCCAGCAAGGTTGGTTCGAATCATGGTTCCAAAactccccctggctgaccaccCTGCTCTCGACCTTAATGGGACCACTCATAATCCTCTTGTTGCTCTTAACTTTCAGGCCCTGTCTCTTAAATAAGCTCTTGGCCTTCGTCAAACAGCGGCTCAACACGGTTCAGCTGATGGTATTGCGACAGCAGTACCAAGGGCTTCCAACGGACACTCTGTGACAAAATTAACAGCAGACGCTCCCTGTCATCCCGGCCACACCCTACCCCTCGCCGCCCCCGTTCAGCAGGAAGAAGCCAGAGAGAACCGGCGCCCCTTGTCCTATAACTAAAAGGTCGGGATGAAAGGTTGGGGCAtgcccccgggaaagtgctgcaaggcaaattccggaggctggctaaacttccaggggctggccccctgcagcctggtccaatcaggtaccaacttagagccctcggacactgaccaccgctgtagcccgcgctttcttccttatatgaaaagacctggcctggacgcccggcccggactataaaacccctccccacccgtcataccttgcagactccctttgtctactcactcaccagcccccgggagttctgcccgagagcgatgcttaataaaaggcctttaccacctgtccttagaggcggcttttttttctcccgcggcgttttctaaCACCAGCCTCAAAtcacagtttcttttctttttctaatgatCTTGCCCCACCCATCTTTTAAGAGTTCCATTTTGTATCACCTCTTGCCTTTGTAGTTGCAGATGGGATGCTGCCAGACTGATGAATCACCTAATAAAaccagttcagttcggttcagttctaCCGCACAGCCATGtatgactcttagcgaccccgtggaccgcagtacgccaggcttccctgtccatcaccaactcctggagcttattcaaactcatgtccattgagtcggtgatgccgtccaacatctcctccccttcttcttgccttcaatctttcccagcatcagggtcttttcaaatgagtcagttcttcgcatcaggtggccaaagttttggagctttggcttcagcatcagcccttccaatgaattttcagaactgatttcctttaggatggactggttggatctccttgctgtccaagggactctcaacagtcttttctaacaccatagttcaaaagcatcaattctttggagctaagctttctttatagtccaagtctcacatccatacatgactacttgagcaaaatcatagctttgattaaacggacctttgttggcaaagtaatgtctctgcttttaaaacactgtttcatagctgcagtcaccatcagcagtgatttaggagcccaacaaaataaaatctctcactgtttctattgtttccccatctatttgccatgaactgatggaccagatgccatgatcttagttttaagccaactttttcactctcctctttcactctcaacaagaggctctttagttcctctttgctttctgccataagggctgtgtcatctgtgtatcttaggttattgatatttctcccatcaatttTGATTCCaaatgtgcttcatccagcccagcatttcgcatgacgtactctacatataagttaaataagcagggtgacaatatacagctgtgacgtttttctttcctgatttggacccagtctgttgctccatgtccagttgtagctgttgcttcttgacctgcatacagatttctcaggaagcaggtcatgtggtctggtattcccatctctttcagaattttccacagtttgttgtgatgcacacagtcaaaggctttgatgtagtcactgaagcagaagtaaattattttcttgaactctcttggtttttcgatgatccaacggatgttggcaatttgatctctggttcctctgccttttctaaatccagcttgaacatctggaagttcacagttcacatactgttgaaacctggcttagagaattttgaactttactttgctagcgtgtgagatgagtgcaattgtgtggtagtttgagcattctttgggattgcctttctttgggattggaatgaaaactgaccttttccagtcctgtggccatggctgagttttccaaatttgctggcatattgagtgcagcactttcacagcatcattttttgggatttgaaatagctcaactggaattccatcacctccactagccttgttcctagtgacacttcctaaggcccacatgacttcatattccaggatgtctggctctaggtgagtgatcacaccatcgtggttatctgggtcatgaagatcttttttatatggttcttctgtgtattcttgccacctcttcttaatatcttctgcttctcttaggttcataccatttctgtcctttattgagcccatctttgcatgaaatgttcccttggtatctctaattttcttgaagagatctctagtctttcccattctattgttttcttctatttctttgcattgattgctgaggaagtctttcttagctctccttgctattctttggaactctgcattcagatgcttatatctttccttttctcctttgcttttagcttctc
This portion of the Cervus canadensis isolate Bull #8, Minnesota chromosome 2, ASM1932006v1, whole genome shotgun sequence genome encodes:
- the LOC122428975 gene encoding LOW QUALITY PROTEIN: MLV-related proviral Env polyprotein-like (The sequence of the model RefSeq protein was modified relative to this genomic sequence to represent the inferred CDS: deleted 1 base in 1 codon) produces the protein MWDSLLWVTLGVLGVLKKGGHTYQNPHQPFQVTWILKNGETYEELNRTTATQPKDKWWPDLYFNLTKLIEQSGYSKCRVRSLGFYACPGHQRENIKTCGGMVSRYCKSWGCVTSNDGYRKWSVTRPDLINMSFTGPLPKSDWQGRPSNPGQCSDQIRLSFTQQGRTENRWISGLSWGVVIYDTYGTGSNSATLYVQQVLQPAQTHVMGPNQIITPPRPSPQGTNSANVVTSPTPTPSLQLTQTDPPETQEPLWALIKETYGALNHSNPNATQSCWLCYTSHPPYYEAVGLNATYNLSTLSNPPQCSWGDRKVGLTMKQVWGSGTCLGTVPTDKQTLCAQTDNDTNFTDKTYVIPEIGGWWVCSRTGLTPCLHLAVFDQSREFCVMVVVVPKITYHPEEVLYNFWNQDTPAPRHKREPVTAITLATLFALGAAGTGTGIASLTTQHQGLITLRVTIDEDIARIEKSIMALEKSLTSLSEVVLQNRRGLDLIFLQQGGLCAALKEECCFYADHTGVVRESMAKVREGLERRKREREAQQGWFESWFQNSPWLTTLLSTLMGPLIILLLLLTFRPCLLNKLLAFVKQRLNTVQLMVLRQQYQGLPTDTL
- the LOC122428981 gene encoding MLV-related proviral Env polyprotein-like encodes the protein MWDSLLWVTLGVLGVLKKGGHTYQNPHQPFQVTWILKNGETYEELNRTTATQPKDKWWPDLYFNLTKLIEQSGYSKCRVRSLGFYACPGHQRENIKTCGGMVSRYCKSWGCVTSNDGYRKWSVTRPDLINMSFTGPLPKSDWQGRPSNPGQCSDQIRLSFTQQGRTENRWISGLSWGVVIYDTYGTGSNSATLYVQQVLQPAQTHVMGPNQIITPPRPSPQGTNSANVVTSPTPTPSLQLTQTDPPETQEPLWALIKETYGALNHSNPNATQSCWLCYTSHPPYYEAVGLNATYNLSTLSNPPQCSWGDRKVGLTMKQVWGSGTCLGTVPTDKQTLCAQTDNDTNFTDKTYVIPEIGGWWVCSRTGLTPCLHLAVFDQSREFCVMVVVVPKITYHPEEVLYNFWNQDTPAPRHKREPVTAITLATLFALGAAGTGTGIASLTTQHQGLITLRVTIDEDIARIEKSIMALEKSLTSLSEVVLQNRRGLDLIFFTTRGPLCSPQRRVLLLRRPYRGSKRVHGQSKRRTRAQKEGTGSPARLVRIMVPKLPLADHPALDLNGTTHNPLVALNFQALSLK